A stretch of Rhododendron vialii isolate Sample 1 chromosome 4a, ASM3025357v1 DNA encodes these proteins:
- the LOC131323813 gene encoding protein MAIN-LIKE 2-like, whose protein sequence is MTVTPLDFAAITGLRVGGDPIPYDSSLVLDDAALRWFLGRVPRHSGGMAAYGQFVEYWDHEPATDEEAAQMARAYLLYLFGASLFPNRRSRVHLCYLAGLVDLGQARRFDWGGAAMCTLYCLLGAASRGVGDTVGGYWRVFELWAYEVLGMFPPENTCTDPNLLPRSLAWGKAYRRAKERRGEVMTFRRWLDNLTGVVVHWDRWARMEAGFLPRSREVTQNRVLLECPLAFVVPGLLPPRVQRTEFYTRAKLELFTVPDTDLERHLRRSLDYAAYTDRCWR, encoded by the exons atgacggtgacgcccctCGACTTCGCTGCGATCACAGGGCTCAGGGTTGGCGGAGACCCGATCCCTTACGACTCGAGCCTGGTGCTGGACGATGCGGCTCTAAGGTGGTTCCTTGGGCGCGTGCCACGCCACAGCGGAGGGATGGCAGCTTACGGGCAGTTcgtggagtactgggaccacgaGCCCGCGACTGACGAGGAGGCGgcccagatggcccgggcgtacctgcTATACTTGTTTGGGGCTTCTCTGTTCCCGAACAGGCGTAGTCGGGTGCACCTGTGCTACCTAGCGGGTTTGGTGGACCTGGGACAGGCGAGgcgcttcgactggggaggtgctgctATGTGCACACTCTACTGTCTCCTTGGAGCTGCTTCTCGCGGGGTCGGAGACACAGTTGGAGGGTATTGGCGAGTGTTTGAG ctttgggcttacgaggttcttGGGATGTTCCCGCCCGAGAATACTTGTACAGACCCGAACCTTCTTCCACGCAGCTTAGCCTGGGGTAAGGCGTATCGGAGGGCGAAGGAGCGACGAGGGGAGGTGATGACTTTTCGGCGCTGGCTGGATAACCTGACAGGGGTTGTG gttcaCTGGGACCGGTGGGCAAGGATGGAGGCTGGCTTCCTTCCGAGGAGTCGGGAGGTGACGCAGAACAGGGTCCTGCTGGAGTGCCCTCTgg CGTTCGTGGTTCCTGGGTTGCTTCCTCCGCGCGTGCAGAGGACTGAGTTCTACACTCGTGCTAAGCTTGAGCTGTTCACCGTGCCGGACACGGATCTGGAGAGGCACTTGCGACGCTCCTTGGACTATGCTGCTTATACGGAtcg GTGTTGgaggtag